Proteins found in one Micropterus dolomieu isolate WLL.071019.BEF.003 ecotype Adirondacks linkage group LG10, ASM2129224v1, whole genome shotgun sequence genomic segment:
- the LOC123977774 gene encoding potassium voltage-gated channel subfamily F member 1-like, which translates to MWGIQRTRYADCNGSEASEETEIVVNIGGVKQVLYGDVLNRYPDTRLAELVDCSLKSSEEISLLCDDYDPDTGEFYFDRDPEAFKCIIELYYYGEIHMKRGICPICFMKEMEFWKIDSDFLDDCCKCHLKEVEDELAEIAEKVRTILVDREGDPSAEGWQRFQMCLWRLMEKPESSLPAHIIAIVSFIFILVSSVVMCVGTIPDLQVEDSEGNLSEHPTLEVIETVCIGWFTIEYLLRLISSPNKIKFVLSFMNIIDFMAIMPFFVVLILTSFGAGVMELANVQQAVQALRIMRIARIFKLARHSSGLQTLTSALKSSFKELGLLLMYMGVGVFLFSALGYTMEQNHPETLFTSIPQSFWWAVITMTTVGYGDVYPKTTLGRCNAAISFLCGVIAIALPIHPIINNFVLFYNKQQVLETAAKHEIELMALRSGDGRLEAAPGDHKHVCGTGVWEGAMRSCHSDTYMPLLKDPRGGAGMQTPSMETSFESTAETTEYFIS; encoded by the coding sequence ATGTGGGGGATCCAGAGGACGCGGTACGCAGACTGCAACGGCTCCGAGGCCAGTGAAGAGACGGAGATTGTTGTCAACATCGGCGGGGTGAAACAGGTGTTGTATGGGGACGTGTTGAATCGCTACCCGGACACTCGGCTGGCAGAACTGGTGGACTGTTCGCTTAAGTCTTCTGAAGAAATATCTCTACTATGTGACGACTACGACCCTGACACAGGggagttttattttgacagagaCCCCGAAGCATTTAAGTGTATAATTGAGCTTTATTATTATGGAGAGATTCACATGAAACGAGGTATCTGTCCAATTTGTTTCATGAAGGAGATGGAGTTCTGGAAAATCGACTCTGATTTTCTGGATGACTGTTGTAAATGCCACCTGAAGGAGGTAGAGGATGAACTTGCAGAGATCGCAGAGAAAGTGAGAACTATCCTGGTGGACCGAGAAGGTGATCCGTCTGCTGAAGGCTGGCAGCGCTTCCAGATGTGCCTCTGGAGGTTGATGGAAAAGCCGGAGTCCTCGCTGCCTGCGCACATAATCGCTATAGTTTCTTTTATCTTCATCCTCGTCTCATCTGTGGTGATGTGTGTCGGGACCATCCCCGACCTGCAGGTGGAGGACTCGGAGGGTAACCTCTCGGAGCACCCGACTCTGGAGGTCATCGAGACAGTGTGCATCGGCTGGTTCACTATTGAATACCTCCTGCGTCTGATCTCCTCCccgaataaaataaaattcgtCCTGTCTTTCATGAATATCATCGACTTTATGGCGATCATGCCCTTCTTCGTGGTGCTGATTCTGACCTCCTTCGGCGCAGGAGTGATGGAGCTGGCTAACGTGCAGCAGGCGGTGCAGGCTTTACGCATAATGCGCATTGCGCGCATTTTCAAGCTGGCACGACATTCCTCTGGACTCCAGACCCTCACATCTGCTCTGAAGAGCAGCTTCAAAGAGCTCGGACTGCTCCTCATGTATATGGGCGTAGGGGTCTTTCTTTTCTCCGCACTGGGCTACACCATGGAGCAGAACCACCCGGAAACCTTGTTCACCAGCATCCCACAGTCGTTCTGGTGGGCGGTGATCACCATGACCACGGTGGGCTATGGAGACGTCTACCCCAAGACCACTTTAGGTCGCTGTAACGCGGCCATCAGCTTTCTGTGCGGGGTGATCGCCATAGCGCTGCCTATACACCCCATCATCAACAATTTTGTCCTGTTCTACAATAAGCAACAGGTGCTGGAGACTGCGGCCAAGCATGAGATTGAACTGATGGCGCTGCGCTCTGGCGATGGCCGGCTGGAGGCTGCACCGGGAGACCATAAACATGTTTGCGGTACAGGGGTCTGGGAAGGCGCCATGCGCTCCTGTCACAGCGACACATACATGCCCTTACTGAAGGATCCCAGGGGAGGGGCAGGGATGCAGACCCCCAGCATGGAAACAAGCTTTGAAAGCACAGCTGAGACCACTGAATATTTCATCTCATGA